One genomic segment of Pseudomonas fortuita includes these proteins:
- a CDS encoding MerR family transcriptional regulator, which translates to MQSETLLPIGELARRTGVNPVTLRAWERRYGLLKPQRTAKGHRLYPLDQVGRVEAILGWLQRGASVGQVRELLDKPSGTPPKGDWQARQFQLIEAIANLSQRALDQQLNQAMALYPAVTLCEQLLLPLLDLLDLRWRSYFNAQLEQAFFHSWLRSKLGARVYHDNQLLQGPAVLLVEDSERVFSPGLWLCAWLFTSNGFPVEVLERPVAGPHLQRAVSTLSPRAVLLHLGPRIDGKALQRTLHNLPMPILAGGPTLLLHEAQLRALKLPNLALFDTPQVALSLLQAHDRLPVEMNAPCT; encoded by the coding sequence ATGCAGTCTGAAACCTTGCTGCCCATCGGCGAACTTGCCCGTCGCACTGGCGTGAATCCGGTCACCCTGCGCGCCTGGGAGCGCCGGTATGGCCTGCTCAAGCCGCAGCGCACCGCCAAGGGGCATCGCCTGTATCCGCTGGATCAGGTGGGTCGGGTCGAGGCAATCCTTGGCTGGTTGCAGCGTGGGGCATCGGTCGGCCAGGTACGCGAGCTGCTCGACAAACCCTCCGGCACACCGCCCAAAGGTGACTGGCAGGCCCGACAATTCCAGCTGATCGAGGCCATTGCCAACCTGTCCCAGCGCGCCCTTGACCAGCAGCTCAACCAGGCCATGGCCCTGTACCCGGCCGTTACCCTGTGCGAACAACTGCTGCTGCCGCTGCTCGACCTCCTCGACCTGCGCTGGCGTAGTTACTTCAATGCGCAGCTGGAACAGGCGTTTTTCCACAGTTGGCTACGCAGCAAGCTAGGTGCCCGCGTCTACCATGACAACCAGCTGCTGCAGGGCCCTGCGGTGTTGCTGGTGGAAGACAGTGAACGTGTCTTCAGCCCCGGTTTATGGCTTTGCGCCTGGCTGTTCACCAGCAACGGGTTCCCGGTCGAGGTGCTGGAGCGCCCCGTTGCCGGCCCGCACCTTCAACGCGCCGTCAGCACGCTCAGCCCCCGCGCCGTACTTCTGCACCTGGGGCCCCGCATCGATGGCAAGGCACTGCAACGCACCCTGCACAACCTGCCCATGCCAATCCTGGCCGGCGGCCCGACGCTGTTGCTGCATGAAGCGCAGCTGCGTGCCCTCAAGTTGCCCAACCTCGCCCTGTTCGACACCCCGCAAGTGGCATTGAGCTTGCTTCAAGCCCATGACCGCCTGCCTGTAGAGATGAATGCCCCATGCACCTGA